One window of Penaeus chinensis breed Huanghai No. 1 chromosome 3, ASM1920278v2, whole genome shotgun sequence genomic DNA carries:
- the LOC125044192 gene encoding NAD kinase 2, mitochondrial-like, which produces MNLLKNIVNLRGWKPRRAGCLYNSQRAMSASEPEHLEPANFKPQKVLILTKLSRYEFEKRRHPELTERQLERCLRNRGSDYNMLLYHHYIHKGVENTVNSVFRAAGIETKVVYRFDYSDPNIEWADAIVTTGGDGTFLLAASGVLERNKPLIGFNSDPMRSKGQLCLPQKYSVDVKEAIDKLLKGKFRWTFRSRIRVTLIGENIYRPPVELHDQQLLHPEYRYLDMDLQLRTLKENTPSTDESGLPRRVLPVLALNEVFIGECVSARVSYLELSFDRNKGIKQKCSGLIASTGTGSTSWTYNVNKLTEQNMEEILTIVKEETGFPIRDTDPLFVQKITNKFNEMLITNPEEPRMVYTIRDQLVSSPMRSECVKPRGFARSIAVKSRCFDASLVIDGGLSFTFNDGTRALLEIHDVDALRTVTLHEDPTEVSFKH; this is translated from the exons ATGAACTTGTTGAAAAATATAGTTAATCTGCGGGGATGGAAGCCCAGGAGAGCAG ggTGCTTGTATAACAGCCAGAGAGCTATGAGTGCTTCAGAACCAGAACATCTAGAGCCAGCCAATTTCAAGCCACAGAAAGTACTGATTCTCACCAAATTGTCAAGATATGAGTTTGAAAAGCGTCGTCACCCAGAGTTGACTGAGAGACAACTAGAGAGATGCCTTAGAAACAGAGGCTCAGACTATAATATGTTACTCTACCACCACTACATCCACAAG GGTGTTGAAAATACAGTAAACAGTGTATTCCGAGCAGCTGGCATTGAAACCAAAGTGGTGTATCGATTTGACTACTCAGACCCCAACATCGAATGGGCAGATGCCATAGTGACTACAGGAGGTGATGGAACCTTCCTTCTTGCAGCATCTGGTGTTCTAGAGAGAAACAAACCTCTAATAGGGTTCAATTCTGATCCCATGAGATCGAAAGGACAGCTATGTCTCCCACAGAAGTACTCAGTGGATGTGAAGGAGGCAATTGATAAGCTATTAAAG GGAAAGTTTCGCTGGACCTTCAGAAGCAGAATTCGTGTCACACTTATTGGGGAAAATATCTATAGACCACCAGTGGAATTGCATGACCAGCAGTTGTTACATCCTGAGTACAG ATACCTCGACATGGACTTGCAATTACGTACGCTGAAGGAAAATACACCATCAACAGATGAGTCTGGATTACCTAGACGAGTACTACCCGTCCTTGCCCTTAATGAG GTTTTCATTGGCGAATGTGTGTCAGCAAGAGTGTCGTATTTGGAGTTGAGTTTTGATCGTAACAAGGGGATCAAACAGAAGTGTTCAGGACTCATTGCCAGCACAG GGACGGGCTCAACCTCATGGACTTATAATGTGAACAAGTTAACAGAACAGAATATGGAAGAAATCCTCACTATTGTGAAGGAGGAGACAGGCTTTCCCATCCGCGATACAGATCCTCTATTTGTACAGAAGATTACTAATAAGTTTAATGAGATGCTAATCACAAATCCAG AGGAGCCACGTATGGTGTACACTATAAGGGATCAACTGGTTTCTTCACCCATGAGAAGTGAATGTGTCAAACCTCGGGGATTCGCGAGGTCAATAGCTGTAAAGTCTCGTTGCTTTGATGCTTCTCTGGTGATTGATGGGGGTCTGTCCTTCACCTTCAATGATGGGACGCGAGCCCTTCTGGAGATTCATGATGTGGACGCTCTCCGGACAGTGACCCTGCATGAGGATCCTACAGAAGTTTCCTTCAAGCACTGA